Proteins from one Argopecten irradians isolate NY chromosome 15, Ai_NY, whole genome shotgun sequence genomic window:
- the LOC138308480 gene encoding methenyltetrahydrofolate synthase domain-containing protein-like isoform X1, which yields MGLSRNMSEARLPADSVKAMGSEEITKQSIRKVVWDYLEQNNMVNFPRPVYNRIPNFKGAANAAEKVPTMSEFKSARVVKVNPDKPQENVRFLTLEANKTLLVPTPRLRTGLFNRIVVPEGANKDMLRICSTTQGVREHSEPIGLDDKIKVDLIIIGSVAVSKEGFRIGKGEGFGDLEYAMMKSMGAIDDSTIVISTVHDCQVLDIPESLMTPHDVQVNYIVTPMEIIKCDCKRAQPKGIIWSYITPKKMRQVAILKRLRAMEREAGVDVTLKDGEEYDETADDAGEDEKDGDNDRPYRRRRPPFNRRRRAPGGRGRRRQNNSEREGESTNEDRGESSGNEATQADGDQRRDDRPQRRRRPRPPRRRRRASDRRDEGEENSEQNVDEYSPREGDGDREMPEKRRGKGGDRRGPRRMRNNPRTRMPTIFVGSIPRATRVSELKTKIREMDIFPIRVIWHGARGYAFFQFTKQDEMETALDSLKEFEINGKPLRIEESKPLVNRSSNQSEDRGEGGSPDVNGAADGVQQMNIRNDD from the exons ATGGGTTT ATCTAGAAACATGTCGGAAGCAAGATTACCAGCGGATTCCGTGAAGGCGATGGGCTCAGAAG AGATAACGAAGCAGTCCATTCGTAAGGTTGTATGGGATTACCTGGAGCAGAACAACATGGTTAACTTCCCACGTCCAGTGTACAACAGGATACCCAACTTTAAG GGAGCTGCTAATGCTGCTGAGAAGGTACCGACAATGTCTGAGTTCAAGTCAGCACGTGTTGTTAAAGTGAACCCTGACAAACCCCAGGAGAATGTGCGCTTCCTTACTCTGGAG GCTAACAAGACATTGTTAGTCCCAACTCCTCGTCTGAGGACCGGACTATTCAACAGGATTGTCGTCCCAGAGGGGGCAAACAAGGACATGCTGAGGATTTGTTCTACAACTCAG GGAGTGCGAGAACACAGCGAGCCGATTGGTCTGGACGACAAGATCAAGGTTGACCTCATTATCATAGGGTCGGTGGCTGTTTCCAAGGAAG GTTTTCGTATTGGCAAGGGTGAAGGATTTGGAGATTTGGAGTACGCCATGATGAAAAGTATGGGAGCTATTGATGACAGCACTATTGTGATCTCAACTGTCCACGACTGTCAGGTCCTTGATATTCCTGAGTCCCTGATGACCCCCCATGATGTCCAGGTGAACTACATCGTCACGCCGATGGAGATCATCAAGTGTGACTGTAAACGGGCTCAACCTAAAGGTATCATCTGGTCCTACATCACACCCAAGAAGATGCGGCAGGTGGCCATTCTAAAACGTCTGCGCGCCATGGAACGCGAGGCAGGAGTGGATGTCACGCTTAAAGATGGAGAGGAATATGATGAAACAGCCGATGATGCTGGAGAGGATGAAAAGGATGGAGATAACGATCGTCCTTACCGTCGCAGGCGTCCACCATTTAACAGGAGGCGTCGTGCTCCTGGTGGTCGTGGACGTCGTAGACAAAACAACAGCGAGAGGGAGGGAGAGTCAACCAATGAGGATCGTGGAGAGTCCTCTGGAAACGAGGCAACTCAAGCTGATGGTGATCAACGCCGTGACGACCGTCCTCAGAGAAGGAGGCGTCCACGACCTCCACGTAGGAGGAGGAGGGCATCCGATCGCCGTGACGAAGGAGAGGAGAACTCGGAGCAGAACGTTGATGAATACTCACCCAGGGAAGGTGATGGTGATAGAGAGATGCCTGAGAAACGCCGCGGTAAGGGAGGTGATCGTCGCGGCCCTCGCAGAATGAGAAACAACCCTCGCACCAGGATGCCCACAATTTTTGTTGGTAGCATTCCTCGTGCTACTCGTGTAAGTGAACTGAAAACCAAAATTCGTGAAATGGATATCTTCCCAATTCGTGTCATATGGCATGGGGCAAGAGGGTATGCATTCTTTCAATTCACAAAGCAGGATGAAATGGAAACGGCCTTAGACTCTCTCAAAGAATTTGAAATTAACGGCAAGCCACTTAGAATTGAGGAATCCAAGCCTCTGGTAAATCGGTCAAGTAATCAATCTGAAGACCGCGGCGAGGGAGGCAGCCCTGACGTCAACGGTGCTGCGGATGGCGTTCAACAGATGAACATCAGAAATGATGATTGA
- the LOC138308480 gene encoding methenyltetrahydrofolate synthase domain-containing protein-like isoform X2: protein MSEARLPADSVKAMGSEEITKQSIRKVVWDYLEQNNMVNFPRPVYNRIPNFKGAANAAEKVPTMSEFKSARVVKVNPDKPQENVRFLTLEANKTLLVPTPRLRTGLFNRIVVPEGANKDMLRICSTTQGVREHSEPIGLDDKIKVDLIIIGSVAVSKEGFRIGKGEGFGDLEYAMMKSMGAIDDSTIVISTVHDCQVLDIPESLMTPHDVQVNYIVTPMEIIKCDCKRAQPKGIIWSYITPKKMRQVAILKRLRAMEREAGVDVTLKDGEEYDETADDAGEDEKDGDNDRPYRRRRPPFNRRRRAPGGRGRRRQNNSEREGESTNEDRGESSGNEATQADGDQRRDDRPQRRRRPRPPRRRRRASDRRDEGEENSEQNVDEYSPREGDGDREMPEKRRGKGGDRRGPRRMRNNPRTRMPTIFVGSIPRATRVSELKTKIREMDIFPIRVIWHGARGYAFFQFTKQDEMETALDSLKEFEINGKPLRIEESKPLVNRSSNQSEDRGEGGSPDVNGAADGVQQMNIRNDD, encoded by the exons ATGTCGGAAGCAAGATTACCAGCGGATTCCGTGAAGGCGATGGGCTCAGAAG AGATAACGAAGCAGTCCATTCGTAAGGTTGTATGGGATTACCTGGAGCAGAACAACATGGTTAACTTCCCACGTCCAGTGTACAACAGGATACCCAACTTTAAG GGAGCTGCTAATGCTGCTGAGAAGGTACCGACAATGTCTGAGTTCAAGTCAGCACGTGTTGTTAAAGTGAACCCTGACAAACCCCAGGAGAATGTGCGCTTCCTTACTCTGGAG GCTAACAAGACATTGTTAGTCCCAACTCCTCGTCTGAGGACCGGACTATTCAACAGGATTGTCGTCCCAGAGGGGGCAAACAAGGACATGCTGAGGATTTGTTCTACAACTCAG GGAGTGCGAGAACACAGCGAGCCGATTGGTCTGGACGACAAGATCAAGGTTGACCTCATTATCATAGGGTCGGTGGCTGTTTCCAAGGAAG GTTTTCGTATTGGCAAGGGTGAAGGATTTGGAGATTTGGAGTACGCCATGATGAAAAGTATGGGAGCTATTGATGACAGCACTATTGTGATCTCAACTGTCCACGACTGTCAGGTCCTTGATATTCCTGAGTCCCTGATGACCCCCCATGATGTCCAGGTGAACTACATCGTCACGCCGATGGAGATCATCAAGTGTGACTGTAAACGGGCTCAACCTAAAGGTATCATCTGGTCCTACATCACACCCAAGAAGATGCGGCAGGTGGCCATTCTAAAACGTCTGCGCGCCATGGAACGCGAGGCAGGAGTGGATGTCACGCTTAAAGATGGAGAGGAATATGATGAAACAGCCGATGATGCTGGAGAGGATGAAAAGGATGGAGATAACGATCGTCCTTACCGTCGCAGGCGTCCACCATTTAACAGGAGGCGTCGTGCTCCTGGTGGTCGTGGACGTCGTAGACAAAACAACAGCGAGAGGGAGGGAGAGTCAACCAATGAGGATCGTGGAGAGTCCTCTGGAAACGAGGCAACTCAAGCTGATGGTGATCAACGCCGTGACGACCGTCCTCAGAGAAGGAGGCGTCCACGACCTCCACGTAGGAGGAGGAGGGCATCCGATCGCCGTGACGAAGGAGAGGAGAACTCGGAGCAGAACGTTGATGAATACTCACCCAGGGAAGGTGATGGTGATAGAGAGATGCCTGAGAAACGCCGCGGTAAGGGAGGTGATCGTCGCGGCCCTCGCAGAATGAGAAACAACCCTCGCACCAGGATGCCCACAATTTTTGTTGGTAGCATTCCTCGTGCTACTCGTGTAAGTGAACTGAAAACCAAAATTCGTGAAATGGATATCTTCCCAATTCGTGTCATATGGCATGGGGCAAGAGGGTATGCATTCTTTCAATTCACAAAGCAGGATGAAATGGAAACGGCCTTAGACTCTCTCAAAGAATTTGAAATTAACGGCAAGCCACTTAGAATTGAGGAATCCAAGCCTCTGGTAAATCGGTCAAGTAATCAATCTGAAGACCGCGGCGAGGGAGGCAGCCCTGACGTCAACGGTGCTGCGGATGGCGTTCAACAGATGAACATCAGAAATGATGATTGA
- the LOC138308483 gene encoding 33 kDa inner dynein arm light chain, axonemal-like, protein MIPPNASLVKYDNPVLVSRNTDKKTPRARALKVSPGPSQATGPVPNPPGKQKPTSVDAKAAQQTDEILNSILPPREWTEGGQLWVQQVSSTPATRLDVVNLQEELDRRLQQRQARETGICPVRRELYSQCFDELIRQVTINCAERGLLLLRVRDEIRMTIAAYQTLYESSVAFGMRKALQAEQGKADMEKRITELENEKRDLERNVNELKGKCEQIEKRAQEQRQVEEKKHTEEMQFLKRTNQQLKTQLEGIIAPKK, encoded by the exons ATGATTCCACCAAACGCATCTTTAGTCAAATATGACAACCCAGTTCTTGTCAGTAGGAACACAGACAAGAAAACACCAAGA GCTAGAGCCTTGAAGGTGAGTCCTGGTCCATCTCAAGCAACAGGTCCGGTCCCAAACCCACCAGGCAAACAGAAGCCAACATCAGTAGATGCTAAAGCAGCTCAGCAGACAGATGAAATCCTTAACTCCATCCTACCACCAAG AGAGTGGACAGAGGGTGGTCAACTGTGGGTCCAGCAAGTGTCCAGTACTCCAGCCACACGTCTAGATGTTGTTAATCTACAGGAAGAACTTGACCGGCGGTTACAGCAGAGACAAGCCAGAGAGACTGGTATTTGTCCTGTAAGGAGAGAGCTGTATTCACAATGTTTTG ATGAGCTGATCAGACAAGTAACCATCAACTGTGCAGAGCGAGGCCTTCTTCTCCTACGTGTACGAGACGAAATCAGAATGACGATAGCTGCCTACCAAACACTGTACGAAAGTAGTGTGGCCTTCGGAATGAGGAAAGCTCTCCAGGCAGAACAAGGAAAGGCCGATATGGAAAAGAGG ATCACAGAATTAGAAAATGAGAAACGTGATTTGGAACGTAATGTAAATGAGTTGAAGGGAAAATGTGAACAGATTGAAAAGCGTGCCCAGGAACAGAGGCAAGTGGAGGAGAAGAAACATACAGAGGAAATGCAGTTCCTCAAACGAACCAATCAGCAACTCAAG ACTCAACTGGAAGGAATCATCGCTCCAAAGAAGTAA
- the LOC138308482 gene encoding ER membrane protein complex subunit 2-like isoform X1, whose amino-acid sequence MRLVESFWPQVRRKFFLFPVLLLCLICCYSNTYAAHALITLVRFISGEISPDKMARRIGWEEARNILRRIREEQGRDGQTVVRVWEEVLMKNRNKLGDELWVVYEQVCIAALDCQRFDLVEACIEVLKDNFPKSIRVDRLRGMFFEAQERYNKAEEVYKSIVDRDETNMFAKKRQVSVLKAQNKIPEAIDKLNSYLREFMTDFEAWTELCDLYLSQQDYQKAAFCIEELIMSNPHNHLYHQKYAEISYTQGNFELARSYFAQALKLNPNNIRALYGCFLSSCSLASTSKSKEKQANVKYAAWAAQQLKEKYVTVQSEEATKQTKILETIDKLLESITEKASN is encoded by the exons ATGCGTTTGGTGGAATCATTTTGGCCACAAGTTCGTCGCAAATTTTTCCTGTTCCCGGTCCTCCTTCTTTGCTTGATCTGCTGCTATAGCAACACCTATGCTGCGCATGCTCTAATAACTCTCGTTCGCTTTATTTCCGGCGAGATTTCACCAGACAAGATGGCGCGACGCATTGGATGGGAGG AAGCCAGAAATATCCTGAGGAGGATCCGCGAGGAACAAGGGCGCGATGGACagacagtggtgcgtgtttggGAGGAGGTACTCATGAAGAACAGAAACAAACTCGGAGACGAAT TATGGGTCGTATATGAACAAGTCTGTATAGCTGCTCTGGATTGCCAACGCTTTGATTTAGTAGAA GCCTGTATAGAGGTACTGAAGGACAACTTTCCTAAAAGTATACGAGTCGACAGACTACGAGGAATGTTTTTTGAAGCTCAGGAAAG gTACAACAAAGCAGAAGAAGTGTATAAGAGTATAGTTGACAGGGATGAGACAAATATG TTTGCCAAAAAGAGACAAGTGTCTGTTCTGAAAGCTCAGAATAAAATTCCTGAAGCCATCGATAAGCTCAACTCTTATCTTCGGGA ATTTATGACAGATTTTGAGGCGTGGACAGAGCTGTGTGACCTTTACCTTTCCCAGCAGGATTACCAGAAGGCTGCGTTCTGTATAGAGGAACTGATCATGTCCAACCCACACAATCATCTCTACCACCAGAAATACGCGGAG ATCAGTTACACACAGGGTAACTTTGAACTTGCACGGTCGTACTTTGCCCAGGCACTGAAACTCAACCCTAACAACATTCGAGCACTGTATGGCTGCTTCCTG TCCTCGTGTAGTCTCGCCTCTACGAGTAAGAGTAAGGAGAAACAGGCCAATGTCAAGTACGCTGCCTGGGCAGCACAACAGCTCAAGGAGAAATATGTG aCGGTGCAGTCCGAAGAAGCCACAAAACAAACCAAGATCTTGGAAACAATTGATAAACTTCTGGAATCTATAACAGAAAAAGCTTCAAATTGA
- the LOC138308482 gene encoding ER membrane protein complex subunit 2-like isoform X2 yields MRLVESFWPQVRRKFFLFPVLLLCLICCYSNTYAAHALITLVRFISGEISPDKMARRIGWEEARNILRRIREEQGRDGQTVVRVWEEVLMKNRNKLGDELWVVYEQVCIAALDCQRFDLVEFAKKRQVSVLKAQNKIPEAIDKLNSYLREFMTDFEAWTELCDLYLSQQDYQKAAFCIEELIMSNPHNHLYHQKYAEISYTQGNFELARSYFAQALKLNPNNIRALYGCFLSSCSLASTSKSKEKQANVKYAAWAAQQLKEKYVTVQSEEATKQTKILETIDKLLESITEKASN; encoded by the exons ATGCGTTTGGTGGAATCATTTTGGCCACAAGTTCGTCGCAAATTTTTCCTGTTCCCGGTCCTCCTTCTTTGCTTGATCTGCTGCTATAGCAACACCTATGCTGCGCATGCTCTAATAACTCTCGTTCGCTTTATTTCCGGCGAGATTTCACCAGACAAGATGGCGCGACGCATTGGATGGGAGG AAGCCAGAAATATCCTGAGGAGGATCCGCGAGGAACAAGGGCGCGATGGACagacagtggtgcgtgtttggGAGGAGGTACTCATGAAGAACAGAAACAAACTCGGAGACGAAT TATGGGTCGTATATGAACAAGTCTGTATAGCTGCTCTGGATTGCCAACGCTTTGATTTAGTAGAA TTTGCCAAAAAGAGACAAGTGTCTGTTCTGAAAGCTCAGAATAAAATTCCTGAAGCCATCGATAAGCTCAACTCTTATCTTCGGGA ATTTATGACAGATTTTGAGGCGTGGACAGAGCTGTGTGACCTTTACCTTTCCCAGCAGGATTACCAGAAGGCTGCGTTCTGTATAGAGGAACTGATCATGTCCAACCCACACAATCATCTCTACCACCAGAAATACGCGGAG ATCAGTTACACACAGGGTAACTTTGAACTTGCACGGTCGTACTTTGCCCAGGCACTGAAACTCAACCCTAACAACATTCGAGCACTGTATGGCTGCTTCCTG TCCTCGTGTAGTCTCGCCTCTACGAGTAAGAGTAAGGAGAAACAGGCCAATGTCAAGTACGCTGCCTGGGCAGCACAACAGCTCAAGGAGAAATATGTG aCGGTGCAGTCCGAAGAAGCCACAAAACAAACCAAGATCTTGGAAACAATTGATAAACTTCTGGAATCTATAACAGAAAAAGCTTCAAATTGA
- the LOC138308482 gene encoding ER membrane protein complex subunit 2-like isoform X3, protein MKEARNILRRIREEQGRDGQTVVRVWEEVLMKNRNKLGDELWVVYEQVCIAALDCQRFDLVEACIEVLKDNFPKSIRVDRLRGMFFEAQERYNKAEEVYKSIVDRDETNMFAKKRQVSVLKAQNKIPEAIDKLNSYLREFMTDFEAWTELCDLYLSQQDYQKAAFCIEELIMSNPHNHLYHQKYAEISYTQGNFELARSYFAQALKLNPNNIRALYGCFLSSCSLASTSKSKEKQANVKYAAWAAQQLKEKYVTVQSEEATKQTKILETIDKLLESITEKASN, encoded by the exons atgaaag AAGCCAGAAATATCCTGAGGAGGATCCGCGAGGAACAAGGGCGCGATGGACagacagtggtgcgtgtttggGAGGAGGTACTCATGAAGAACAGAAACAAACTCGGAGACGAAT TATGGGTCGTATATGAACAAGTCTGTATAGCTGCTCTGGATTGCCAACGCTTTGATTTAGTAGAA GCCTGTATAGAGGTACTGAAGGACAACTTTCCTAAAAGTATACGAGTCGACAGACTACGAGGAATGTTTTTTGAAGCTCAGGAAAG gTACAACAAAGCAGAAGAAGTGTATAAGAGTATAGTTGACAGGGATGAGACAAATATG TTTGCCAAAAAGAGACAAGTGTCTGTTCTGAAAGCTCAGAATAAAATTCCTGAAGCCATCGATAAGCTCAACTCTTATCTTCGGGA ATTTATGACAGATTTTGAGGCGTGGACAGAGCTGTGTGACCTTTACCTTTCCCAGCAGGATTACCAGAAGGCTGCGTTCTGTATAGAGGAACTGATCATGTCCAACCCACACAATCATCTCTACCACCAGAAATACGCGGAG ATCAGTTACACACAGGGTAACTTTGAACTTGCACGGTCGTACTTTGCCCAGGCACTGAAACTCAACCCTAACAACATTCGAGCACTGTATGGCTGCTTCCTG TCCTCGTGTAGTCTCGCCTCTACGAGTAAGAGTAAGGAGAAACAGGCCAATGTCAAGTACGCTGCCTGGGCAGCACAACAGCTCAAGGAGAAATATGTG aCGGTGCAGTCCGAAGAAGCCACAAAACAAACCAAGATCTTGGAAACAATTGATAAACTTCTGGAATCTATAACAGAAAAAGCTTCAAATTGA